The Candidatus Mycosynbacter amalyticus genome contains the following window.
TCAGCGGTGGTGCACCGACAAACAGTTGCCTGGCTTGCTCATAAATAGCCTGATCAGAGAAAAACGGCATAGTGCTCATGTGCCGCGCATGCCAGTAGCGACTACCCGTTCGCTGCTCCCAGCCGCCGCTTGCTGCCTCAGGAGAGCCTTTTTCTCGGTGCGTCGTCGCCCACACCTGCACACCGCGCGCGACTTTGCCCTGACTGCGAATCTTCTTGCCGGTCGCTTCACACAAGTGGTGCAGACGCTTCAGTATCTGCTCGTATGGCATATTATACGCATCCAACACAAACTGTCGCCCAGCCGTTTTCATGGCGTAGTCTACATCATCCACCTCCCAACCGCGCAGGCGCTGGTACCACTGCGAGCCATTGATACTTTTGAACACCATAGTGCGCAGCAGCTGCTCGTCGGCATCCAGAAACTCCAGCGGCGTGGTGATACCTACCGCACTCAGCCTTGCTTCGTTGCGCGCGGCAATACCCGTAAGCTCGGTCAGCTCGAGACCTGCGTATATCTCACGCAAGTTCTGCGCCGTTATTACATCTAGACCATCCGGTTTGTGCAAGCTCGCCGCCGTCTTAGCCAGGAAACGATTGGTTGCAATTCCGACATTACACCGCATCGCTCGCCCTATCTCATCGCATAGCCGCTGCTTGATTTCGTAACCAATCTCTTCAATCCCCCTTTCCCGTATCGCCCTGGGTGCCTGCGAAAAATCTATTACACCTTCGTCGATACTTTTCATGCGCACATGTGCCGAATAGTCGTTCATGATGTCAAGAAGTCGATGATATACATAGCGATATTTGGGTGGATCACTCTCCACCCCTACAAGTTCCGGACATAGCTTCTTGGC
Protein-coding sequences here:
- a CDS encoding DNA polymerase Y family protein, with translation MNIYEHYNPAQPLVMHIDLNSCFATVEQQARPMLRDRPVAVVNRRTEHTMIVTASYEAKRAGVMLGMKLKDAKKLCPELVGVESDPPKYRYVYHRLLDIMNDYSAHVRMKSIDEGVIDFSQAPRAIRERGIEEIGYEIKQRLCDEIGRAMRCNVGIATNRFLAKTAASLHKPDGLDVITAQNLREIYAGLELTELTGIAARNEARLSAVGITTPLEFLDADEQLLRTMVFKSINGSQWYQRLRGWEVDDVDYAMKTAGRQFVLDAYNMPYEQILKRLHHLCEATGKKIRSQGKVARGVQVWATTHREKGSPEAASGGWEQRTGSRYWHARHMSTMPFFSDQAIYEQARQLFVGAPPLIRTIGVTLYELSDDEDPQLSLFGDELAREHALVGAVDEINSRYGKHVIHSADTLGMYQAIDEKIPFGSTRYL